The following is a genomic window from Colletotrichum lupini chromosome 5, complete sequence.
GAGGGCAATTCTCCGACCACGCGGGATCTGACCGCTCTGAAAGCCCCGGATCAACCGGCGTCATCGAACCCCGTTGCTGTTATCCGGATGTCGTCGGGGTTGGAGAAAAAGGACCTACCGCAATGCCCTAAGTGCAAGAACAACATCCTCCGTCCCGCCGTCGTCTGGTTTGGCGAGCCACTGCCCGTTGAGGTTGTTGAAGAGGCCCAGGCGCTTTTCGATGACCCCGAGGCCATCGATTTGTTTCTGACGATTGGAACCACCAGCAAGGTCTGGCCGGCGGCTGGGTATGCCGAGATGGCTTGCAAGAAGGGTGCGAGAGTTGCTGTTATCAACACGCGAGCTGAAGACGCGAGACATGTTCGGCCGGATAAGGACTGGGTGTTTGTAGGAGATGCAGCAGTTGTCCTCCCCCAGTTACTGAAACCGGTGATTAGCGAATCATACGAGCAAGTCGAGAAGAACATGAAGAAATAGCGGAAGAGGCACATTGTCACAGGTTACGGAGGGTTCAGAGCCATGCGAACCTAATCAGTGATTACGTGTCCACTTTTTCTACTCCAAGACGGTGTGAAAGCGAGGAGCATTGCATCTAGTAGATATGAGTTGGCTGATACAATCTCCATCCCGTTAGCATCAACTCCCGCTTGGCCTATGCTTGGAACAGTTGAACTTTATGTAACAAGCCTTGATTAATATAAGCTGGCCTGCATCATTGATCATATAGTTAGATTCTTCCAAACTCCGCGTTAGGTTTCCATGCGGAAGACGAAGCTGCCAAATACCTTCAAGCTTACCTGTGTCAATTATCGCCCTAATCAAGTCATTCGAACGAATGTTGGCCCCAATTTCATTGGTCTCCGTCAAAATATCCAAGTAAACCCCCCTTGCGTTGTAGAGCTGCGTGGCTGAAGCATCAAATTAGCTTTCAAAGGTGGAAATCGTCTTTCCCACTCCAGTCATACCGTCGTTCCGTCGCTTTCGTCTTCCAGGTGATGCAGCTTGAAAACTGTTCACTCTCATCAATTCCGATCACCACTCACTTAGTCACGATGAGGCTTTTGCTTGCTCGCTTACGTTTGGAGTTCCATAGACTTGAGCTTAGCTGCACTGACTACTGCAGGACAGAGCAGCTTATGCAACCTATCCAAAGCTATAGTTTCACAAAACTGAGACTTTGACAACATCTGTCAGGCACCGTGCTAGCTCTTTGAGGCGTCGAGAGGCATCTTCCGATTGGATCTCGTCGTTTGAGCCAGGGCAAGCCGCTGACTCGTTTGTCCATGATTGATCATATTTTCTACCCGAGACTCACGGCCCTTCCAGCCCTTTCATCTTGAGCCGCATATGTCACACCGAGTTTCTTTCCCATGGCGAATGGTCCCAGCACGAAGTAGAATCGTTTCGGTGACATTTCACTCAGCGAGGTTATTATAAGTGCCGCGCTTGAGCTTGGTCTCTTTGCGGTGAATCGAGTGATGCTCGACTAGTTAGTGGAGTGATCATACTATCATCGCTCAGGCCTTATTATTGAAAGTTTTCCAGAATTGATAATGTGaaagttataaagtcttttCAACTTACCGTGCCTGTCAACTGGAAAGATTGAAGCGGACGATCAAGCGCGTCCTGATGGTTGCACGGCGTACCACCCAGCCACATTACTAACACCTTCACCGCGGCATGACGGGGAAGCCGGAAATGTTTCTCAGCGAATGCACAATGACAGGTTGGGCATTTCGAAAGCAAAAGCTTGTCATAGCCGCGATAATATTCCCTCATATCTCTTCCCTTGATAACGGACTTGAGGCGGCTGCCGGCTTCTGCCTCCCGTCCCGTCCTCGCATTTCCTAGCTTAGCCGTCATGCCGCGCGCTTCTGAAAAGGTTTGACTGATGGGCAGTGGCTTGTGACGGTAagggaggggggagggggagaaATCTCTTTCTCGTAGGAGCTAATGCTGCTGCTCCCGCTTCCGTAGTGAGACCCTAAGAATGCCAGACATGCCTCCCGAGTGAGACGTCAGAATTGAGTTGGCTGGGTGGCTAGATGGCACGGTGGCTCTCGGACGACGAGCCCTTTTCGGACAGATGATGGTGGTGTGCCACACGCGGTTCAACGGGGGACAAGGGTGTCAAACTGTCGATGGATGGTGTCGTGCAGTAGAGGGAAGCTATTCCACCCGTTCCCACCCGTATCCCACGTTGTTGAAGTCGTAACGAGATTTTCGCGAAGAGGGGCCGGCCAGGAAGAGTCAGCTAGGTCGGGGTAAGCAGGTGGGAGGTAACCTCGAAAAAGCCATCTTTTATCAAACGGGCAAGGACGGGCTGATGACAGCATCGACCTAGAGCAAACTAGATATGCACAGTCTGAAGCGAAGATGGAAAAGCTGCGTTTGTGATTGGTGTGGAAACCACCCAAACCCCCCCATGCAGGAACGGGAAAACGGGGAAAGTATGTGTGATCAAAGGCAGCGAAGgaggaaaaaagaaaagaaggaTTCTCGGTTAGCGAGAGGGGATCCATGTCTCTTTCTTCCCTGCGTCCGTGGTCAAAGGGCTGGCCATCTGCCGTCGAGGGGGGGTTGCTTCCGCCCGACGCCACGTCTGGTTCGTTCGTCGACCCATGCCTTTATGATGGAATCGGCCTGGATCTCCTCGCGAACCCGGTACGTGTAGAAATGACCGCGATCTGTATCTGTGCTCTTGAGGCACCGGGGTAGAGATCTCGGATTACCGTAACACAACAGGCTTCTTTAGGCAGGCTGACACGAGGATCCTTGGACTTTGCGGGAGTCATGGCCAGTTCCATGAGATGAGGGCATTGTCCTTGGGGTAATTTTCGAATTCAGAGAAGTCACCGGAAACGCTTCCATGCCCTACATCCCAAACGAGGAATTCATTGAGAGCATCTGCCGTCGCCGATGAATCGCGAGCAAAAGCGCAGAGGTCAGTTTTCCCCCATGGTTTCTATCATATTCACAATTCAATCATTGCCCATTTACATCATTTCGTTTGTAGGCATCCACTTTTTCATACCACTAAAGCACGACGCAGCGCAGTCATCACACCTCCAGCCCATTTGTTAGCCTGCTGTCCTTGGCAGTGCCTGTTTCTCACGAAGTGGAAGAAAAAGTCTAGGCATTTCTGCTGTTACCCTCGACCTCTGATCGCGTGGCAGCAAAGGTGGCCGCACCAGTATTTCTATCCTTTCCTCTTCTAGGTACTGTGGGCTGTCCAGACCCCCTGTCACAACTGCACAGCGTCTGCACTGCGGTCGATAAGGTATGCAGCTTGCCATTCTGGTGCCCACAGTGGGAAAGGAAAAAGCAAACAAAACCACCACTTGGGGGGCTATTGGGTGACCTGATGTGGCCCGCCCCAAAAAGAAACGAGCAGAAAAAGGTCTGTGGTCTGGGTTCTGGGTTCCAGTCGTCGGGCCGTTGGGAACTGGGGGGGAGGGACAGACCTCGAGAGGTTCAAAAATGAAGCATCTTGCTCTCATGGATTGGATGCTTGGACCTTTGAATGTTCGTCCCACTTCCGCTTCCCGCATAATCCACTCGAAGTGTGGACGACAAGGTCAAGGTCTCCTTCCCATCGCAACCTCACGGGACGACAATATGGCGGCATCACCACCAAAGACGCCGACGATGGGAGACAAGGTGGTGATATTCCCGCTGGAGGAACCGGGCCAGATCTCTGTGGTTGCGGTGTCTATCGTCTTCATCATCATTCCGACGTTGATGGTGATCCTCCGCCTCATCGCCAGGCGCATGGCCCATAGAGATATGGATTTGAGTGATTGGTCTATAATTGCTGGACTCGTACGTTGTCCATCACGCCAGCCATGGAGATATCTTCCGGCGCGATGAGATAGGACTACAACTCACTTTTCTCTGATAGGTCTTCTCCAATGCCTTGCAAGCAATTTCCATAGTCGCTGTGATGCAATGTGGCGTTGGCCTTCACAATGCCGTCATCATACCCAAGTATGGGGTCGGGCCAATCGTCAAGTTTCTCAAGGTTCGTGCCAACTCTCGCGTCGAAGAACCGTGATGTAGTTGTTGACGCATCTCCCTCTAGGTCCTCGTCGCGCAACAGATCCTGTGGGCCATCAGCCTCAGCCTCTGCAAGATCTCCATTCTTCTCCTCTACTCCAAGCTCTTCAGCACCAGGTTCATGATCTTGTCGGCGCGGATACTGGCCGCCTTCACCATGATGTGGGTCATGGTCACGGTGCTGATCGCCTTCTTCATCTGCATCCCCCTCTCGGACAACTGGCTCCTCGATCTCAAGAACCGACACTGCGGGAACCAGCCTGCAGCGGATGGCACGATGGGGGTGTTGAACATGATCACCGACATCATCGTCCTCGTCATGCCGATTTCTCACTTGTGGAGTCTTCGGCTGGAGATGTACAAGAAGGTCGCCCTGATCGTCACCTTCTCGCTCGGAGTCTTGTAAGCCAAGCCTCCCTAATCTGAAGAAGATGATGTACTGACCATGTTGCCAATGTAGTACGTGCATCGTATCGGCTCTGCGCCTCTACTACCTTGCCAACCTCGTGTACCTCGACGTAACCTTCAACATCCCCAACGCTCTCATCTTCAGCGCGTTGGAGCCCGGCGTCGGCATCACCCTTGCGTGTATCCCCTTCCTCCGACCTCTGCTAGGCCGTTCCTCGTACTCAACCAAGGGTACGGCAAACTACTACAGCTCGAATGGCAAGTCGGATGGTCTCTCAAATCGGCGGAGCGAACGCCAAAGTGACGGATTCGTCCTCGTGGACAATTTGTCGCAGCAGCACCTTCGGGAGGCCGAGCAGAATGATTCAGCACCAACTATGCCCAGCAAGGTCACGTATAGCAGAAGCAGTAGTGTTCCAGATATAGATTAGTATATGAACATTATAGATCATCCAAGCCTCGATGTTCGGTTTTGCCTGATAAAGCTTGCTGCATGCGCTCATTCAATCAGTCGCGGTGGCTCCTTGACGTCTTCTGGAAGCTTGCTCCATCGGCTCGTGTAGACCCTGCCATCCTTGATCACCGCCAAGACGTTCTTCTCCGGCTCATCCAGTATTGAGACGTCGTCCAGCGGATTCCCGTTGAGAATCAGCAAGTCCGCCACGAACTTCTCCTTCACCTGCCCCAGCACATCCTCCTGTCGAAGCATCCTGGCGGCGTTAACCGTGGCGGATTGAAGCACCTGCTTATTGCCGAGAGCCTGCTGCCGGATGCCAAACTCCCTGCTCTGCTCAGCCTGTAGGGGGCCGAGCAGATCCGATCCATGACAGATGGTCACGCCCGCTGCGGCGGCAATTTTCAACGACTCGAGACCTCTTTCCAAGACCTCCTGGTTCTTGCGCTGGTTCTCAGGGGGCAAGAATCCCTTGTACTTGTCGGAGCCCATGGCGTCGTACGTGACCAGCGTAGGCGTCAGCCACACGGCGTTCTCGGCCATGAATTCCGCCGTCTCCTTGTCGATGAAGTTGCCGTGCTCGATGCCCGTCACGCCGTTCTCGACCGCGTGGCGGATCGCCCGCGGGGTATATGCGTGCGCCGTAACCCAGGTACCGTAGCTCCGCGCGACCTCGCTAATGGCTTTGATCTCATCCGCCGTAAACTGCGTGTTCTCGATCCTGTCCGTCGGTGACGCCACGCCGCCGCCTACCATGATCTTGATAAAGTCCGCCCCCGTCCTGAGCTGCTCTCTCGTCGCCCTGATACACTCCGGCACGCCGTCTACGACGCAGGAGAGTCCCGCCGTGCCGCCGCAGCACAGCCCCGAGTGATCGTGGGCACCTCTGCGATCGCCGTGGCCTCCCGTCTGCGACAGAGCCTGGTTGGCGATGAACAGGCGAGGCCCGGGGAAGACGCCGTCCTGGATTGCCTCCTTGAGCGCGAGAGTTGCGCCGCCCGTGTCGCGGACCGTGGTGAAGCCCTTGCTCAGGATGCGACCGCAGACGAAAGACTGCCGCAGATGAGAGACGGTGGCGTCCATGTCGAAGCCGCCGTTGAGGCCGGCCTCGCCGGGCACGGAGCTGACGTGGACGTGGCAGTCGATGAGACCCGGGGAGAGGTATTTTCCCTGCAAATCTACCACAATGGCATCGTTGCCTCTGCTGTCGGCTGGGCTCCCCCCAACGTTCTCAATCAAGCCGTTTGAGATCTTGACGGTCGTGTTTTCAATGACGAGGCCTTTGGCGGCATCCACGACGTTTGCGTTGACAAAGAGGTAGGTGTTCTGCGGAGGCAGCTTCCATGGCTTGATGAGCTTCTCCGGGATCGCACCCTCGGCGTCTGCCGCCCACTGCCGCGGCGACGTGCGCCGGGGTAGCTCCATGGCGGCGCCGGCGAGGGCGGGAGCTTTGCGGAGTGTCATTTTCTGGCAGCAGCTGAAACGGGGGTGAGCGGAGACAAAATGGAGAGGCGAAGACTGACTGGAGGTTCCAGAGTTCTCAATGCTTCGGTGACAATTCAATGATGAGAGATGAAGATGTGGCGGACGACATTGCCGTGGCTGATAAGCGCATCGGAGCAGTTTGCCGGTGCGGAGTCGGCGATGGATGATGGAAGCATCCCTGATTGTAGCGATCAGTGCGTAAGACTGTACCTTCCTGATACGGACGAAGGATCTGACCGTTTGTTCTATACAATCGAATAGAGGACTATCGCGTCTTGTTGCAAAGGCGGGGGATTAAGATTCCCGGCCCGGGTTCTGGGCTTGAAGTTGGAGAACGGACGAAGATGCAGCTGGACGCCGGGCGCACATTGTTGGTCCCCGAAGTATGTTATGTACCTACCTACTCAATTGATGCAATGCATCCCATCACTCTGAGCTGTATGGATACTCCGTATTATACGCGTTGACACATCCTCTTCCACAACACTTAGAAACAAGGGGTTTAGTGGGATGACCAGGGTGAGTTCCACTATGTATCAGCTCGAGTTCGGTCTCACATTCTCTTACTGAAAACGAGAAACGGCAGCGAAATGCGTATAAAACACCTGGGGGGAAGAATTCGCCCACCGCGACAAATTGTCTAGCTGATTGTTCTGCTTTTCGTCCACGATCTTATGGAAGTCGCCCATCAGCTGTCTCCATGTAGCCTTATCTTCCGAACCAAATAGCCCACTCTCCGAAAACCGCCGCCATGAATTCGCGAGTCGTGGTGATCGTTGGTTGTGGCGGAATGGGCCTCGCCATCGCCCGTCGTTTGGGTACAGGCCACCACCTCTTTCTTGGCGACTTCTCGGACGCAACTCTCGCAGCTGCTCAGAGAGAACTCACAGACGATGGATACTCGGTGCAGACGATGCCGGTAAACGTTTCCGAATCCGCATCCGTCAACGACTTCGTCAACGCAGCCGCAGCGGCAGGGCCCTTGCACACCATCGTGCATACCGCGGGCTTGCCCCCTACAGCCAACACCGCCCAGCGAATTTACGCCGTCAACCTCATCGGCACCGCCAACGTGATAGACGCCTTCTTCCCCGTTGCGCAGGCCGGCACCAGCCTGATCTGCATTTCGAGCATGGCAGGCCACATGGGCTCTGGTCTCCCCGCCGAGCTAGAGCGACATCTCGCCACGGCGCCCGTCGACCAGCTCCTGGATCATCCCGCTCTCGTCGTCGACACCGCGGACCCGTCTTCGGCCCCTCGTGCGTACGGCATATCCAAGCGCGGGAACCTCGTACGCGTGCaggccgccgccgcgacCTGGGGCCAGAAGCGCGCGAGGGTGAACTCGATCAGTCCGGGTGTCATTTCGACGGCGGTAGGTCGTATAGAGATGGAACAGGGCGGTCCAGCGGCAAAGTTTGTTGCCACAAGCCCGGCTGGTCGAGTGGGAACACCTCAGGATATTGTCAACGCCGTAGCGTTCTTAGCTAGTCCGGAGTCGTCCTTCATTACTGGGACTGATATCCTTGTGGATGGTGGTGTTGTGTCAACATACAAATGGGGAGCCGCTGGCAAGTAAACCTGCGCATGGACGGCCTACAATCATGTCAAATGCCCGCTTTCATTCCACTTATAGGCAAACGTAGTTGACTCGCGAACGATATCTACATATGGCGACCGTTTGTCGGTGTCCGGCGATTGACGATTCCGCGAATGATGGGAAACGTCTAGGATAGTAAGGAAAGGCGGAAAGGATGACATGCcaaaaagagaaaaagaaAGACTCCTCGACGGGGAATTGAACCCCGGTCCCCTGCGAATCCTGGGATTTCCCCGGTGACAAGCAGATATCCTCACCACTAGACTATCGGGGATGTGCTGATATCCGATACAACAACTAGTCGTCCTGAGTATGGTAAAGATTTGGTGACTTCACAACACGCCTGTAATCTCTTCATCCAGGGCTTCGTGCCTGCCGCCAATGCGAAATGCCTCTCGCCTATTGTCTGTAGAACCCAAGAGTCGACTGAGTCCCTGAATTGCATGGTAGCGCAGGGGTATGATGCACGCACTTCTCATATCACGGTCTCGCCTGACAGGGCAAGATATCAGATGGGAACTTGGCGGTGGTAGCTGGGGGGAATTCACTTCGAGTCGTTTCTCGAGAAACCTACCATAGGTGCTAATTTTCTGGACGTCTGACTGCCGCAACCATCAGTGTTGGGGGTTGGTTCCACGGAGACGCGTGGGTGAGACAGTAAGGCGACGCGAGCGTCCCCGGGAAGGCCTCAAACGTTGGCCAGATTGCTGTCATGAGGACACAGAATCTTGTAGCACACATGGCCATATGCGAAACATTGATTTATGTGAGGATGAACGCGATTCTAACTGCTGCGATGCTGTGACCGAGATTGGAGTCGGCTGTCTTGAATGGGGGCTCTCTTACCGACTCACCTACCTTACGTGCGGCATGTACGCAACTCTACCACATGGGAACACCTCTGATGAGTGCATTGAAGTGAACAGTCAATCTTGAATGGCCGGAATACGAAGGGGAAAAGGTCTTCGCAGGAATGTCTCGGTCCTCCGTGCTGGGTCTTCTGCAGGCTCGATGGCGTGTGGAGGTGGCTTCCAAAGTCCGAGACCCGAGGCTTCCATACTTCCACGAGCCTGTTATCTCGCAACGGGATGAATCTAGAATGGTGGATCATTGCTGCATTGTACAGCTCCCTAGTGCAGCAGAGGAAACTGGGACTCGGGCGGCCTTGCGTAACGTAGATGGCATGTTGAACCAACAAAAGTGTCTTCAGAGATACACCCTCTCTAGTCTCCCACTTTTCCCCACCCTCTCGTTCGGCCGAGTCCTGCTTTTCGAGGGCTTCGTCAACGGCCCCGGCATAGCCAGCATCTCTATTTCCCGTTCAGGAAATTCATCGTGCATGATCGATCTTTGCAGTGCATTCTGCCTCGTGACGAATCTCAGCTCAGCCCTATGTGTGTCAGCAAAGGCAACCCTATGGCACGACAGAATACACTGGGTGCCTGGCCCTGTAATCTGTCAGACTGAGTTGTTTTCGCCCCCACGCCCGGCTCCGTGGACAATGAGTAAGACGCTTAAATCAGCCTCTTGAGTCCTCAAGGGATGCTTTTCTCTTCGGAAACGAATCAAAATGCGCAATTGGCCATGTCGCGCCTCTGCGACGTACAATTTCCTATTCGGGAAACTGGTCTCTTTTCTCTTGGCCCTCCAAAGTCAGTAATGCCCTCAGCCTGCGGCTCAACGTAGATTTGCCCAAAACGGCAATCGACACTCAAGAGTATATCTTCGTGAGCTTAGCAATTCAACTTTTGCCACAGGACAGGGTGCATCGTCGAATAGACGTTTGTAGAAGAAACATCTCAAGCTGAACTAACATTCAAGAATGAGAAGCATCCACTTTTGCGGCGCGGTCTTGGTGCAGAATTGCTTGCTTGTGTCTATGATTCGTTATTCATGGATATTTTCATCCCTTTTCAACACGCAAAACGAAATCCAATCTTTTGACAATGTACCCAGCCAGAGGCTAGCCTTGGCGACCGACCTCGTGCAGACGGCCCGACTGGAAGCTTGACATTAAAAGTCAACCTATCTCGTCTTCTGCCAGTCAGTCTCTCTGCCCTTTAGCCAATGACAATAAGCAACTTCCCATTATCTAGGACTTTGTTGACCAATTACGTGGATCAGGCTGTACGACTCGCCTTGATGACTGCCTTTACTAGCGGCAGCAGCCCATATGAGAAGGATTCATCCAACCGAGGCTACGGATACATCGTGTCTCGATGTAGCAAGCTGTAAGCCCGCTGCCCTGTAGGGCTGACGACCCCTGTTGCTCTTGATTATTTCCCAAAAGCGAAGTCTCATGTCGTTGGCACTCTTTCAAGTTATGCTTGTCATCTCGGTCAGATTGTGATTTGGTGACTCGTAGACCTCAACCTTAGGAAGCGATGAGAGCTGGTGACCGTCTATAATTCGATACAAATACGATGACAGTAGCTCTTGAAGTTAGATCTCGACAGCATCAAGCAGCACACCTTCACCTCAATACCAAGACCTTCAGATAAATCATTCTTGATTCTATAAATCTCTTTCTAGATCCAACCACCGCTCACGAATACTCGACAACCAATATGCCTGGTCCCATCGTTCCAGTTTCGGTCATCACTGCACTCTCGGATCCCTCCAAAATGTGCCAGTGTCCTGCAACCTCGCCGCCATCGACTGCTACGACATGCCAAAAATGTCAACTTCCCAAAGCTGCTGCCTCTAGGGCTTAAGCAGCGGCTTGGTTTTGATACTTGTTGGAATCAATCAAGAAAGAGTTATGGGTAAGTAGTGAGCTTCATCTCTTCAAGTCGAAGTTCTAGACACTTGTGTTGACCTTGGGTAAATGGGCTAGGTCCAACCTATACCAGAGGAGTACCAACTTTCGCGGGATGAGATCACGGCAGCGAAGCAAAATTCCTTTATCAATCTTAGAACAGCCCACCATCACATACACGGCCTTCCTTCTATCGAAGCATTAAATAGGCATACATCCCTTTTCACTACCTTGGATAGAACAATACACGATTTTTATACGTATGGAAAATGGACGATTCTTAGCTCGCCTGCATCAAGTTCCAGTCGTGTCTTGTGAACCGTTTCCAGCTGAGGCACGCAGCTCATGCACTAGGACCAAGAAGTTGTGGCCGACCATACCGTCGGACCCTTGCCCCTCAGATGTCTCCATCGTGAACCAAGTGGGTTGGTGGGACAGAAGCACCCGCCCCGCGGCCCTACCCATCTCCAGCCCACAGCACAAGCAATCTCGAGAAATGAACCTGCAATCTCTCGCCCAGTCAGCAAGTATACAAGCGATACAGCGTCATCAGCCTTGTTGGCTAAGTGGTATAGCGTCTCACTAGTAATAGTGACATGAGAAGATCGGCGGTTCGATTCCGCCACGAGGCATTTCTTTTGCTGTTCTACTCTAGTAGGCACCCTTTTGCAGCGTTTCGATGATGGGTGGGTGATAGTGGGCAAGATCCGCTTAGAGATGAATGAGAATCAAGCAGGCAAGGTATTTAGTGAAGGTGGGTCTTCCATGAAGACTATTCATATTGTTTCTTAGGCCTAAGTGAAGCTACTACTGTAAAGGGGCTTATTCACGAGAGCCATGTGTGAAGGTCATGTTGAAGTGGTATTGAGATTCAATTAGGTGATCAGGTATTGAAAGATCCAGAGTCTAAACAGGGAGGTATAGAAGTGAAGAAAGACAGATGATATCGAGGCGCCTTAGAAGAACAAATCAATCTGATATCATAAAGCCCCGCCATGTTACATGAGAAAACTTCAGTTACCCACCCCATCCTCCATATCTCGTACATGGACATTACAAAAGAAAGTAAAAAGTTGCGCCATTCCTCGGCGTTGAGTCAGTTACACGTGAGAGAGAcagaaagaaaagaaagctTCAAGACAAGACGCGTTAGGAGGATCACGACTTGTTCTTGCCATCCCAGAGGATGATACCGACAGA
Proteins encoded in this region:
- a CDS encoding amidohydrolase encodes the protein MTLRKAPALAGAAMELPRRTSPRQWAADAEGAIPEKLIKPWKLPPQNTYLFVNANVVDAAKGLVIENTTVKISNGLIENVGGSPADSRGNDAIVVDLQGKYLSPGLIDCHVHVSSVPGEAGLNGGFDMDATVSHLRQSFVCGRILSKGFTTVRDTGGATLALKEAIQDGVFPGPRLFIANQALSQTGGHGDRRGAHDHSGLCCGGTAGLSCVVDGVPECIRATREQLRTGADFIKIMVGGGVASPTDRIENTQFTADEIKAISEVARSYGTWVTAHAYTPRAIRHAVENGVTGIEHGNFIDKETAEFMAENAVWLTPTLVTYDAMGSDKYKGFLPPENQRKNQEVLERGLESLKIAAAAGVTICHGSDLLGPLQAEQSREFGIRQQALGNKQVLQSATVNAARMLRQEDVLGQVKEKFVADLLILNGNPLDDVSILDEPEKNVLAVIKDGRVYTSRWSKLPEDVKEPPRLIE